Genomic window (Drosophila ananassae strain 14024-0371.13 chromosome 3L, ASM1763931v2, whole genome shotgun sequence):
TAGATAGTTGGTACCTCCATAGGTCATGACGGTAACAACTGGAATTTTATATAAGTGGCTCAAAATAAGGATCCCCTCATTGTAGAACTGTTCCACCAACAAAAGGTCGTACTTTCCGACTTTGTCCTGGGCATTAACCAAAGCCTGGATTTCGGGCTGTTCAAAGGCAAAGTCTGTGCTCAGAGGTCCCAACACATTAACCATCCGGAGGAAAGTCAATTGATTCACATCAGACATTTCAAGGACTGAGTTCACGTTGGCCATTTCTTTCactaaataattatttttgacTATGGTGTATTTTTAGTTGAATTGGATGTTACTTACTCGGATCCCAAATGTTAGCCTGGGCTATTAAGATCTCCTTATAGTTTGGTCCCAAGTTCTCTTTGGAGAGGGAGAAGGGCGTGATAAAGGTCACTTCGTGGCCTCTTTTCACCAATTCCCGGATAATGGCATTGGTCATCATGAAGTGACTCGAGGCGGGAAAGACAAAGGCCGCCAGGATGCGAGCTCCGTCACCCATTTCTGGTTTTAGGAGAGCGACAATGCTCAACATGAGTATCTGCAGGACATTCGTTATCCTCTGTAAAAAGTATAtaggttttaaaaaaaaattgcatttaacAGGTAATTTCATCCATTCAAGAAATACAATCAATTTCCACATTAATAATCCTTTGTCGGGATCATTTCCGGACCTCGTGCTTCATAGACTCTTAATACCATTAAGCTCAACAATCAAAAAATCTATTAATTAACTATAATGATCAGGTCGCAAAGTTTACAGTGACATTTTAAGAATCCACTGCCATTTCTTATAACCTCCATAaagaaaatttgtttaaaataataagtaaacaaaccattttgattttttttctcgaaATTCTATCAGCGACTGACTAGTTGGAAGTCTTCCAGACGACTATGAATTGCCGGTTATATGGTTTGGTTTTTATACCTCAGAAGTacttagaaaaataataaagataatGAATTTAATAGATTAAGTGCATAGGGTAGGTCTCTATGTTGTATATATGAGTATTTATCAGTTTAAAGAAGCTTCTATATTAGTGTTAATGTATCAGATGCTTAACAATAAAAGCTGATAAGagattcatatatatatttatattgagaaagtattgttatttaaaaaatttcgatAAACATATGACTCATTTAagtatttcaaaatattttgtaactGGTGCGCTTTAACATCGCCACAAAGTTCCTaactattaatttatttaattacagCCATCTCTGGGGGCCATTTAGTCCTTCACTGCATTCATACGCCCagaaaatttcaacaaaaatttaaaaaatatttcgaaacCGCCTCATGGAGGCTAAAAATTCCACCGTGGGAAATGAACACTTTGAGGTTGGGGTGTGCCAAGATATCGACCTGCGGCATCCAATTTTTCAGTAATTAataatgaatatttatttgtatctTAAAGGGGACTTACTTACTTATGGCCCAGGACTGGTATTGGTCAATCACGATTTCCTTGTAGTTGGGGCCCAAGTTTTCATCAGCCAGGGAAAATGGTGTAATGAAGGTGACCTCATGACCTCGCTTCACCAACTTCCTAACAATGGAGTTGGCCATCATGAAGTGGCTTTTGGCCGGAAAGAAGAAGGCTGCCAGAACCCGATACGCATGACCTGAGGCCAGGTGTTGGAGGAACACGAGGCTCAATATAAGTATTTGCAGGGAACTCCTAATCTTCTgtaatattttgaaatttaatgATAAGATTGTATAAGCCAAAGGTGTATCAACATGTTTTAAGTTTAGGTTACATCAGTTTGCTAAGAGATAATGCTCACTTGTCATTGCAAGCTTGCATTTTTCCACCTGTTGGTGCATCGGCATCTGGGAGTccagattaaaaattttaaataaataataaaaacaattgaTAGATTAAAAGAAACTTCCTGAAATTTTTACAATTAAAATAAGTAATTTCACAATTTAATGAAATAGTATTTGTTTGTTAACAAACCATTTTGATACCGGCTGTTGTTTTCAATGGGAATAGTTCCTGATAGAGCAACCGACCCTTTCGGCGGCTCGGAGACGACTACAAGCTCCAAGCAGATaagaaaaagtttattttgttGAATTCTTGATAAACTTTAAGCTACTTTCAGATCAGACTTTCAGATACTACTTTTTGTGATACAAGATGAACGTTCTGGTCTATGtgatattttcttttcttttttctttggcAAAAAgactaataaacaaaaattggtATGAGTAAAGTAGCTTTAAtgtgattaaaaaaatatttatactttaCATAGAATAAACACAATTaggtattttataaatttcaattCTTCTTAAGCTTCCTTTTGGGACTGGTGGCTGTCTTCTTGGAGCTCTTTCGGCAGATAAAAAGAAGTGCCAGGATTGGCAGTAGAACTACTGCAAAAGCCAGTCCAATAACGTCTAGAAGGTAGAACTGGTACCAGGTAAGCTCTGCACCAACGGAAATAAGATGGGGAGCTCCACGGTGCTCGATCACATAGTTTATCCAGTACATGGCCGTGTCCATAGCGCTCAGAGGTCTATCCCGAAATACTTTCGATGCCTGTTTCATGTTGTTTCTGAACTTTGGGTTCTCCAGCAACTCAAGAAGGTTCGAACGAAGCTCTTCTTCAGTGATTTTCCTATAATCCATGACCAGTGCAAGTCCTTCTTGTTTTCCTTTATTGATAGTTGGATACTGATCAGCATAGATGGGCATTCCCAAAACAGGCACCCCGTATTGAAGAGCTTCCTGAAAGCCATTGGGTCCGCCATGGGAAATGAACAACATGACATTGGGATGTGCCAGGATGTCTGCTTGTGGCATCCACTTCTGAACCATCACATTGGCAGGAAGATTGGTCAAAGACTCCTCCTCGAACTTCCACAAAACCCTCTGCTTGAGGGTGCCAAAGACATCCAGGAATATCTTGAGCTTTTTGGGTGGCAATTCGGAACTTCGGACTTGAGAGCCTGGAAGGGATATCGATTTAAGggtttcttctatttcttttaTATCTTGAACACTTACCCAAACTGAAGTAAATAGCTCCGTGAGTCGCGCCATCGAGGTACTTCTGTAGATTTTCAGGCAGAGCCTtgggttttggaatttgaatCCCTCCCACAGGAATCATGTTGTAGGTCAGTGGTCTGGGCGACAGCAACGGCATAAACAAATTCATTAGGATCACAGAGACATTGTTTTCCAGTTCCCTTATAGTCGGAACTCTATCCAACAGTTTGGAAAAGTGTTTCTTCAGAATGGCATCCTGTTTGGGGTAATGGGAGAACTTTCGTAGCAACTCCTCTGACACACTCATGACCACATTTTCTAGTCGTTCCCATAGGGACATGCGTTCAGTGTAGGGCAGAAAGATATGAGGTACAAAGGACAATGGGGCTACACTGCCAAAAAGGCCACTCATATAGTGGGAATGGCCAAAAGTGCAAACTGTTATGACAGGAATCTGATACAGATGGCCCAGGATGAGGGCGCCCTCGTTGTGGAACTGTTCGGCCAAAAGTAGATCGTACTTTCCCACCTTGTCCCTGGCGTTTATAATGGCTTGGATGGCAGGTTGCTCAAACGCGAAGTCGGTGGTGAGAGTCCCAATCAGGTAGACCATACGGAGAAAAGTAAAGCCACTCACATCCGTCATTTCCAGAACTGAGTTTGTGTTGGTCAACTCCTGGACTGTCAAAGATTAGCTTCGGTTAAGTCCAGTCGGTTAAGTAACTATTATTTTTGCAATCAACTTACCCACAGGCCAGATGGCGTATTGGTCGAACACTATTTCCGTGTAGTTGGACCCTAAGTTCTCTTTGGCCAAGGAAAAAGGGGTAATGAAGGTAACTTCATGTCCTCTTTTCACCAATTCCCGAATAATGGAATGGGTCGTCATGAAGTGACTCCGCGCCGGAAAAAAGAAGGCTGCCAATATGCGGGATCCTTCAGAAAAGTCGAATTGTTGAATGGCCACAAGGCTCaaaagtattatttttaattcatttttaagcTTCTGCAATAAGATggtacaaaaaatttaaaatcacCACGTTTATTTATCGTTAAAATTCACAAACCATTTCTTTTTCTAAAGAGATTTTGATTTCAACCGAACTGTCCGAAGATTTCTAAGCGAATGAAACAAGATCTCTTAATAAAAACTAGTTATTGCCAAAAgttttaagtaaaaaaaatttatgcaaaaattttaggaaatcaaaatttaaaacCAAATAGATTAGTCTTTTCACTGATTCCTGATGATCCCAAAAACTTGTTTGATTCAAAAACTGGTTTAGTTACTTTATTGaggtttaatttaatttcacaagcaaatattaaaactaaagtTTTTGGATAAACAACATAAATATTATGTTTCAATTCTTCTTAATCTTCCTCTTAGGACTGTTGGACGTCTTCTTGGAGCTCTTTCGGCAGATACAAAATAGCGCCAGGATGGGCAGTAGGACTACTGCCAGGGCCAGTCCAATGACGTCCAGGAGGTAGAACTGGTACCAGGGAAGCTCCACACCAACGGAAATTAGATGGGGAGCTCCTCGGTGCTCGATCACATAGTCTATCCAGTACATGGCCGTGTCCATGGCGCTGAGAGGTCTATCCCGGAATACCTTCGATGCCTGTTTCATGTTGTTTCTGAACTTTGGGTTCTCCAGCAACTCAAGAAGGTTCGAACGAAGCTCCTCTTGAGTGAACTTCCTGTAATCCATGACCAACGCCAGGCCTGATTGCTTGCCATTATTGAGGTTCGAATACTGATCGGCATAGACGGGCATTCCCAGAACTGGCACTCCGTAATGAACAGCTTCCTGGAAGCCAAACAATCCGCCATGGGCAATGAACACTTTCACGTTGGGATGGGCCAGAATGTCTGCCTGGGGCATCCACTTTTGCACCTTTACGTTGGCGGGAAGATTGGGCAGAGACTCGTCCTCGAACTTCCACAAAACCCTCTGCTTGAGGCTGCCGAAGACATTCAGGAATATCTTGAGCTTTTCTGGTGGTAAGTCTGCACTTTGGACTTGGGAACCTGTAATAGTAGATTATAAGTTTcatcctttttatacccttgcagagggtattataattttggtcaaaagtgtgcaacgcagtgaaggagacatctccgaccctataaagtatatatattcttgatcaggatcacctcctgagtcgatataagcatgtccgtctgtccgtctgtccgtcggtccgtctgtccgtctgtctgtttctacgcaaactagtctctcagttttaaagctatcgagttgaaactttgcacacacccttctttcctttgcaggcagtatataagtcggaacggccgggatcggtcgactatatcctatagctgccatataactgattgatcggaaatgccataactttggtgttttttaagttggagggttgagactttccacacatgttatatttgaccgaaatatcttgtgtacaaaattttataaggatcggccgactatatcctatagctgtcatagaacgatcgaaattggcataactttgttgttttttaagttagaaagatgggatttggtacagattctattttgggaaaaaaaatctgatttgtcgaatttcataaggatcggccaactatatcctatagctgtcatataactgattgatcggaaatgctataacttcgttgtttttcaagttagaagcatgggagtttcaatggattcctcttttggcaaaataattcgatatgccaaatttcataaggatcggccgactatatacgatccgctatatatctaataatataagatgcgtggcgccacctagcggactgcaactcaactgcaagggtatataaacttcggctccgcccgaagttagctttcctttcttgttttaaatacTTTCAAATCACTATATCTTACCCAAACTAAAGTAGATGGCTCCGTGAGTGGCTCCATCGAGGAACTTCTGAAGATTTTCTGGCAGAGCATTGGGTGGCTGAATGTGGAGTCCTGCCACGGGAATCATGTTGTAGGAGATCGGTCTGGGAGACGCCAATGGCACATAAGTGTTCAGtaaaatggccgagatatttcTTTCAAGTTCGTTAATTGTCGGAACCCTGTCCAGTAGGTGAGAGAAGTGCTTCCGCAGGATGGCATCATGCTCGGGATAATAGGAGTATCTTCTCA
Coding sequences:
- the LOC6494974 gene encoding UDP-glycosyltransferase UGT5 produces the protein MKLRSALQILLVSLVALQQLDLGEGSRILAAFFFPGKSHFMMTNAIIRELVKRGHEVTFITPFSLAKENLGPNYKEIVIDQYNFWPEIKELTNTNTILEMTDLSKLTFLRMVNVMGTHSTDFAFEQPGIQAVINAKDKVGKYDLLLVEQFYNEGALILGHLYEIPVITVSTFGYANYLSQLFGIVSPWSYVPHLYMPYTDRMSLWDRAGNVFMSATEDLMRRYSYYPEHDAILRKHFSHLLDRVPTINELERNISAILLNTYVPLASPRPISYNMIPVAGLHIQPPNALPENLQKFLDGATHGAIYFSLGSQVQSADLPPEKLKIFLNVFGSLKQRVLWKFEDESLPNLPANVKVQKWMPQADILAHPNVKVFIAHGGLFGFQEAVHYGVPVLGMPVYADQYSNLNNGKQSGLALVMDYRKFTQEELRSNLLELLENPKFRNNMKQASKVFRDRPLSAMDTAMYWIDYVIEHRGAPHLISVGVELPWYQFYLLDVIGLALAVVLLPILALFCICRKSSKKTSNSPKRKIKKN
- the LOC6494975 gene encoding UDP-glucosyltransferase 2, producing MTTHSIIRELVKRGHEVTFITPFSLAKENLGSNYTEIVFDQYAIWPVVQELTNTNSVLEMTDVSGFTFLRMVYLIGTLTTDFAFEQPAIQAIINARDKVGKYDLLLAEQFHNEGALILGHLYQIPVITVCTFGHSHYMSGLFGSVAPLSFVPHIFLPYTERMSLWERLENVVMSVSEELLRKFSHYPKQDAILKKHFSKLLDRVPTIRELENNVSVILMNLFMPLLSPRPLTYNMIPVGGIQIPKPKALPENLQKYLDGATHGAIYFSLGSQVRSSELPPKKLKIFLDVFGTLKQRVLWKFEEESLTNLPANVMVQKWMPQADILAHPNVMLFISHGGPNGFQEALQYGVPVLGMPIYADQYPTINKGKQEGLALVMDYRKITEEELRSNLLELLENPKFRNNMKQASKVFRDRPLSAMDTAMYWINYVIEHRGAPHLISVGAELTWYQFYLLDVIGLAFAVVLLPILALLFICRKSSKKTATSPKRKLKKN